A genomic region of Polyangium spumosum contains the following coding sequences:
- a CDS encoding ATP-binding protein: protein MADSDTGAMDRENLRNDAEPTIRRPSDRDLAGVLHEVSNALTVVLGWIDRARGEIDSMPTVEDALTVAASRARHARQIVRRAIGADVPDDAPASVASILAEAAKGCEPEAKRGGVELRTSLDPALEAAHLPGTSTILQILTNLLLNAVAVSPARGSVLLDASLDGPDDVVFGVTDEGPGVPVERRANLLDAGVTTRAGGAGIGLRYAAALARESGGMLSLVRAEPSARFELRWPRRPSSPPTPPRSSRKPAMVFAGKRFLVVEDDDAVFDLLEAALTSRGATVVHARTRAELAVALKSGGVDAALCDLSPFGADVLGALGEIRETNPGARIVLISGNVSDLPGLPASFRATAVRKPFEIGEIVAALTA, encoded by the coding sequence GTGGCGGATTCCGACACCGGTGCGATGGACCGAGAGAACCTGCGGAACGACGCGGAGCCGACCATCAGACGCCCGAGTGATCGGGACCTCGCGGGCGTCCTGCACGAGGTCTCGAACGCGCTCACGGTCGTGCTTGGATGGATCGACCGCGCGCGTGGTGAGATCGACTCGATGCCCACCGTCGAGGACGCGCTCACCGTCGCGGCTTCGCGCGCGCGCCATGCGCGTCAGATCGTCCGGCGCGCGATCGGCGCTGATGTACCGGACGACGCGCCGGCCTCGGTCGCGTCGATCCTCGCCGAGGCTGCGAAGGGCTGCGAGCCCGAGGCCAAGCGCGGCGGCGTCGAGCTCCGCACCTCGCTCGACCCTGCGCTCGAGGCGGCGCACCTGCCGGGCACCTCGACCATCTTGCAGATCCTCACGAACCTCCTGCTCAACGCCGTCGCTGTCTCGCCTGCGCGGGGCTCGGTGCTGCTCGACGCCTCGCTCGACGGCCCTGACGACGTCGTCTTCGGCGTGACCGACGAAGGCCCGGGCGTGCCTGTCGAGCGTCGGGCGAACCTGCTCGACGCGGGCGTGACCACGCGCGCTGGTGGCGCGGGCATCGGGCTTCGTTATGCGGCTGCGCTCGCGCGTGAGTCGGGCGGGATGCTCTCGCTCGTGCGGGCCGAGCCTTCGGCGCGGTTCGAGCTTCGCTGGCCTCGCCGCCCCTCCTCGCCGCCCACGCCGCCGCGCTCGAGCCGCAAGCCTGCGATGGTCTTCGCGGGCAAACGTTTCCTCGTCGTGGAGGACGACGACGCGGTCTTCGACCTGCTCGAGGCTGCGCTCACGAGCCGCGGCGCGACTGTCGTGCATGCGCGGACGCGGGCCGAGCTCGCCGTCGCCTTGAAGAGCGGCGGCGTCGACGCGGCGCTCTGCGACCTCTCTCCCTTCGGCGCGGACGTGCTTGGTGCGCTCGGCGAGATCCGCGAGACGAACCCTGGTGCGCGGATCGTCCTCATCTCGGGCAACGTCTCCGACCTGCCGGGTTTGCCTGCGTCCTTCCGGGCCACGGCGGTGCGCAAGCCCTTCGAGATCGGGGAGATCGTCGCGGCGCTCACGGCCTGA
- a CDS encoding carboxypeptidase-like regulatory domain-containing protein, with the protein MPALSGCFALGGFDVAERNACSSNDDCAGGGVCAFVDGAQTCVGTKADLPGLILEVRPTVEANSGANTPYLVPFGGQGFVMQASEGLVVDHDIALSHVQVSPIELFVDYDYKGCPLSPEGKLEADFTFYRDAQHAGLPDHEASAVLMEGSTDAYTVEVPPGVYDVHVVPRAPVNCTAPPPPPMYYRGVDLAQGGKIDLHLTAEPRVISGSISFPEGKDLANWSIEVVEPKHGIPVSRTQVLTVDPPLALFTTYNLEYYWDFGLESSPILRLRPPADDPDAPKFFWQVASLSPLNPDSKSIQADLTLIDLDAVGREVESFVVDAQGKAVVATVSFRSLELSGNASNSAIYSAVVQTDPEGRFTTKLPPGKYRVTTHPIDLTKAVTTEDGFEVPADGECVCGKGFTVRDKSIVSGVVVLPNGEPLTVGAASVSPSRSPSRPYLSRSLLADTPASQPMSTPLGFGGEFSLLADPGFADLLIVPPPGSLYPWLADPQLHVEVGQAFDFNTFTLPYPAVLRGEVRDPLGKIVPNATIRAWMPVTASGTEETVVIQIAEGATGFDGRYMLPLAPSLSSSR; encoded by the coding sequence GTGCCTGCGCTCTCCGGCTGCTTCGCCCTCGGGGGCTTCGACGTGGCCGAGCGCAACGCGTGCTCCTCGAACGACGACTGCGCGGGCGGCGGCGTCTGCGCCTTCGTCGACGGCGCGCAGACCTGCGTGGGGACCAAGGCCGATCTGCCCGGGCTCATCCTCGAGGTGCGCCCCACGGTCGAGGCGAACTCCGGCGCCAACACGCCCTACCTCGTGCCCTTCGGCGGCCAGGGCTTCGTCATGCAGGCGAGCGAGGGCCTCGTCGTCGACCACGACATCGCGCTCTCGCACGTCCAGGTCTCGCCGATCGAGCTCTTCGTCGACTACGACTACAAGGGCTGCCCGCTCTCGCCCGAGGGCAAGCTCGAGGCGGACTTCACCTTCTACCGCGACGCCCAGCACGCCGGCCTGCCCGACCATGAGGCCAGCGCGGTCCTCATGGAGGGCAGCACCGACGCCTACACCGTCGAGGTCCCGCCCGGCGTCTACGACGTACACGTCGTCCCGCGCGCCCCCGTGAACTGCACCGCGCCTCCGCCGCCGCCCATGTACTATCGCGGCGTCGACCTCGCCCAGGGCGGCAAGATCGACCTCCACCTCACCGCCGAGCCCCGCGTCATCTCCGGCAGCATCTCCTTCCCCGAGGGCAAGGACCTCGCGAACTGGTCGATCGAGGTCGTCGAGCCCAAGCACGGCATCCCCGTCTCGCGCACGCAGGTCCTCACCGTCGATCCGCCCCTCGCCCTCTTCACGACCTACAACCTCGAGTATTACTGGGACTTCGGCCTCGAGAGCTCGCCCATCCTCCGCCTCCGGCCTCCGGCCGACGACCCCGACGCGCCCAAGTTTTTCTGGCAGGTCGCCTCGCTCAGCCCGCTCAACCCCGACAGCAAGAGCATCCAGGCCGACCTCACCCTCATCGACCTCGACGCCGTCGGCCGCGAGGTCGAGTCGTTCGTCGTCGACGCCCAGGGCAAGGCCGTCGTCGCCACCGTCTCCTTCCGCAGCCTCGAGCTCTCGGGCAACGCCTCGAACAGCGCCATCTACAGCGCCGTCGTCCAGACCGACCCCGAGGGCCGCTTCACCACGAAGCTCCCGCCTGGCAAGTACCGCGTCACCACGCACCCCATCGACCTCACGAAGGCCGTCACCACCGAGGACGGCTTCGAGGTCCCCGCCGACGGCGAATGCGTCTGCGGCAAGGGTTTTACCGTGCGCGACAAGTCCATCGTCTCCGGCGTCGTCGTCCTGCCGAACGGCGAGCCCCTCACCGTCGGCGCCGCCTCCGTCTCGCCCTCGCGCTCGCCCTCGCGCCCCTACCTCTCGCGCAGCTTGCTCGCCGACACGCCGGCTTCGCAGCCCATGTCCACGCCGCTCGGCTTCGGCGGCGAGTTCTCCTTGCTCGCCGATCCCGGCTTCGCCGATCTGCTCATCGTCCCGCCGCCTGGCTCGCTCTACCCGTGGCTCGCGGATCCGCAGCTCCACGTCGAGGTCGGCCAGGCCTTCGACTTCAACACCTTCACCCTCCCGTACCCCGCCGTGCTCCGCGGCGAGGTCCGTGATCCGCTCGGAAAGATCGTTCCGAACGCGACCATCCGCGCGTGGATGCCCGTCACGGCCTCGGGCACCGAGGAGACCGTGGTGATTCAGATCGCCGAGGGGGCCACGGGCTTCGACGGCCGATACATGTTGCCCCTCGCGCCGTCCCTCTCTTCATCGAGGTAG
- the sppA gene encoding signal peptide peptidase SppA — MKKRRGRRVGLGAIGVTLGAALVACGAGCEGRPKGATNARVTPSISGPAVVEIDLSRGAPESSQGGLFGSPRGRTHADLVQVIGAANERDTTKGFFVRLGATNLGLARASEIGRMLGAIRKAKKPVVCHADDLGNATLLLASVGCDRIWVSPAGGVETVGIAAELVFGHRLLEKLHVEVNFLQVGKYKGAEEPFTRDSASPEARQSIEGALRGLRSAWLSAIAEGRGKPELADVVELGPFPPDEAKAKGLVDEVGYADDAREEAKKLASAERMSVRFGGGASQEPVSGGIIDVIRVLAGPGSGGEPHVAIVPATGAIAMGGAPASPLGGSDGITERDLGKTIARLTKDESTKAVVLRIDSPGGSALASDLLWKRLMKLRTDKPLVVSVGGMAASGGYYLACAGTKIVAEPTSILGSIGVVSGKLAVGKTLAEIGVTTETIAAAPDPQKAARATYMSPFTGWDEPTRQKVLGSMQSIYDLFVRRISEGRGMPVGKVAESAEGRIFGGVEAKERGLVDELGGLADAVTLARKLAHLPDDAPAEVVGEGSGLLELLEASENGEARAEGDGGAAKVARQVAVSALLPEMGAMLPEVARYLGSMAPLLAGERTLAAMPFGLIVR, encoded by the coding sequence ATGAAGAAGCGGCGAGGCCGACGGGTGGGTCTGGGGGCGATCGGCGTGACGCTCGGGGCAGCGCTCGTGGCCTGCGGCGCGGGCTGCGAGGGTCGGCCGAAGGGCGCGACGAACGCGCGCGTGACGCCGTCGATCAGCGGGCCCGCGGTGGTCGAGATCGATCTGTCGCGCGGGGCGCCCGAGTCGTCGCAGGGCGGGCTGTTCGGCTCGCCGCGAGGGCGCACGCACGCCGACCTCGTGCAGGTGATCGGCGCGGCGAACGAGCGCGACACGACGAAGGGGTTCTTCGTGCGGCTCGGGGCGACGAACCTCGGGCTCGCGCGGGCCAGCGAGATCGGGCGGATGCTCGGGGCGATTCGCAAGGCGAAGAAGCCCGTGGTTTGTCACGCCGACGATCTCGGCAACGCGACGCTGCTGCTCGCGTCCGTGGGTTGTGATCGGATCTGGGTGAGCCCGGCCGGAGGCGTGGAGACGGTGGGCATCGCGGCGGAGCTCGTGTTCGGGCATCGGCTGCTCGAGAAGCTCCACGTCGAGGTGAATTTCCTCCAGGTCGGCAAGTACAAGGGCGCCGAGGAGCCGTTCACGCGCGACAGCGCGAGCCCCGAGGCGAGGCAGTCGATCGAGGGCGCGCTGCGCGGGCTACGCTCGGCGTGGCTGTCGGCGATCGCGGAGGGGCGAGGCAAACCCGAGCTCGCCGACGTCGTGGAGCTCGGGCCGTTCCCGCCGGACGAGGCGAAGGCGAAGGGGCTCGTCGACGAGGTCGGGTACGCCGACGACGCGCGCGAGGAGGCGAAGAAGCTCGCCAGCGCAGAGCGGATGAGCGTGCGCTTCGGAGGAGGCGCGTCGCAGGAGCCGGTGTCGGGCGGGATCATCGACGTGATCCGCGTGCTCGCCGGGCCGGGCTCGGGCGGGGAGCCACACGTGGCGATCGTGCCGGCGACCGGGGCGATCGCGATGGGCGGGGCGCCTGCGTCGCCGCTCGGCGGGAGCGACGGGATCACCGAGCGTGATCTGGGCAAGACGATCGCGCGGCTCACGAAGGACGAGTCGACGAAGGCGGTGGTGCTCCGGATCGACTCGCCCGGCGGATCGGCGCTCGCGTCGGACCTCTTGTGGAAGCGACTGATGAAGCTGCGCACGGACAAACCGCTCGTCGTGTCGGTCGGCGGCATGGCCGCGAGCGGCGGGTACTACCTGGCCTGCGCCGGGACGAAGATCGTCGCGGAGCCGACGAGCATCCTCGGGTCGATCGGCGTCGTGTCGGGCAAGCTCGCCGTGGGCAAGACGCTCGCGGAGATCGGGGTGACGACCGAGACGATCGCCGCGGCGCCCGATCCGCAGAAGGCCGCGCGCGCGACGTACATGTCGCCGTTCACCGGCTGGGACGAGCCGACGCGGCAGAAGGTGCTCGGGTCGATGCAGTCGATCTACGACCTGTTCGTCCGGCGCATCTCGGAGGGGCGGGGCATGCCGGTCGGGAAGGTCGCCGAGAGCGCGGAGGGGCGGATCTTCGGCGGGGTCGAGGCGAAGGAGAGGGGCCTCGTCGACGAGCTCGGCGGGCTCGCGGACGCCGTGACCCTGGCGCGAAAGCTCGCGCATCTGCCCGACGACGCGCCGGCCGAGGTGGTGGGCGAAGGTTCGGGGCTCCTGGAGCTCCTGGAGGCCTCGGAGAACGGGGAGGCGCGCGCGGAAGGCGACGGCGGGGCGGCGAAGGTGGCGCGGCAGGTCGCCGTCTCGGCCTTGTTGCCCGAGATGGGCGCGATGTTGCCCGAGGTCGCCCGGTACCTGGGGTCGATGGCGCCCCTGCTTGCGGGCGAACGAACGCTCGCGGCGATGCCGTTCGGCCTGATCGTGCGTTGA
- a CDS encoding zinc-ribbon domain-containing protein, which translates to MEVTCERCGTVYDFDDALVSERGTSVKCTTCGHQFKVRRASVGTVPDTWVVRTVDGREIEFTALRELQGAIHDGKVSREDVLSRSNSRPRRLGSIAELEPFFNRIGMTVPATGTTPPPGPARTRTRTPAGLGGGAAPPPRQQEASVVFALPGRQPGAASAAAPAAAPRRGSVPPPPPVAMGGALLGKRSPSVRPPAAGNTDIPGLAAPRVPGGLEELNTMDVVEAPISTRTNGPPPPRGQVASSPDERGGSVERISQLPPPPPPPRKPAGSSPMFPPPAPAEGPPLPRKTAPSSPMFPPPEPPPPPRKPAGSSPMFPPPEPPSPPRKATPEPPSVQDAGPSSGDDPTLMMDRSPTSEGPTLMMDRPPVLAAAKPAAATPAPPKSEVVKPASTPSVKNPSSGPASLPPSSALPSGEDMLAISGIPPRRPHAARWIVGVLLLGLGALGVVMVAREYLPNKGAATQPQGDARLGALLDQGDRDLRDGDLDAANESYVKASALADGDLRVAVRLARLAAVRADVAWLKVRLLAAADPDLPNAKRELDLVVGRAKQAADRAQSIAASDADVTRCRIDALRLAGDVDGARKLVSSLPKSTSQASDELLFATLDLAEPAPVWATVIERLKSAARDEQNLGRARSMLIYALARSGDAAGAKVELERLAAMPRPHPLVRLLRAFVTSAEGAAKPPEVEAASVKVEAGEAALASAIEAIEKGDLDRAEGLLKELAQKSPKDTKVLKAQGDLALKKKDRAAAIRAYEQAVAADAGNLDAVAGLADLRWENGERMTASTLYRKIIEKGGDTNPHTKRAKQRLAQFADSWEPQ; encoded by the coding sequence ATGGAAGTCACCTGCGAGCGCTGCGGCACGGTGTACGACTTCGACGACGCCCTCGTCTCCGAGCGCGGCACCTCCGTCAAGTGCACGACATGCGGGCACCAGTTCAAGGTGCGCCGCGCATCCGTGGGGACGGTCCCCGACACGTGGGTCGTACGCACCGTCGACGGGCGCGAGATCGAGTTCACCGCGCTGCGCGAGCTCCAGGGCGCGATCCACGACGGGAAGGTGTCCCGCGAGGACGTGCTCTCCCGCAGCAACAGCCGGCCGCGGAGGCTCGGGTCGATCGCCGAGCTCGAGCCGTTCTTCAACCGCATCGGCATGACGGTGCCGGCGACCGGGACGACACCACCACCAGGCCCCGCGCGGACCCGCACGAGGACACCCGCAGGGCTCGGCGGCGGAGCGGCGCCGCCGCCACGCCAGCAAGAGGCCTCGGTGGTGTTCGCGCTCCCCGGACGCCAGCCCGGCGCCGCGTCCGCAGCCGCGCCCGCAGCCGCGCCGCGGCGTGGATCGGTGCCGCCGCCGCCGCCCGTGGCGATGGGCGGCGCATTGCTCGGGAAGCGGTCGCCGTCGGTGCGTCCGCCCGCGGCAGGGAACACGGACATCCCGGGCCTCGCCGCGCCCCGCGTGCCGGGCGGGCTCGAAGAGCTGAACACGATGGACGTCGTGGAGGCGCCGATCTCGACGCGCACGAACGGCCCGCCGCCGCCGCGTGGCCAGGTTGCTTCGTCGCCGGACGAGCGAGGTGGGTCGGTCGAGCGGATCAGCCAGCTCCCGCCGCCGCCGCCGCCGCCGCGCAAGCCCGCGGGTTCGTCGCCGATGTTCCCGCCGCCCGCGCCCGCGGAGGGGCCGCCGCTGCCGCGAAAAACCGCGCCGTCGTCGCCGATGTTCCCGCCGCCGGAGCCTCCGCCGCCGCCGCGCAAGCCCGCGGGTTCGTCGCCGATGTTCCCGCCGCCGGAGCCGCCGTCGCCGCCACGAAAGGCCACGCCCGAGCCGCCGAGCGTGCAGGATGCGGGTCCGTCGAGCGGAGACGATCCGACGCTGATGATGGACCGATCGCCGACGAGCGAGGGTCCGACGCTGATGATGGATCGGCCGCCGGTGCTCGCGGCCGCAAAGCCGGCCGCGGCGACGCCCGCGCCGCCGAAGAGCGAGGTGGTGAAGCCCGCGTCGACGCCTTCGGTGAAGAACCCGTCGAGCGGCCCCGCGTCGCTGCCGCCGTCGTCGGCGCTGCCGAGCGGCGAGGACATGCTCGCGATCTCGGGGATCCCGCCCCGGAGGCCACACGCGGCGCGCTGGATCGTGGGCGTGCTCTTGCTCGGCCTCGGCGCGCTCGGCGTGGTGATGGTCGCGCGCGAGTACCTGCCGAACAAGGGGGCCGCGACGCAGCCGCAAGGAGACGCGCGGCTCGGGGCGCTGCTCGATCAGGGAGATCGTGACCTGCGGGACGGCGATCTCGACGCGGCGAACGAGTCGTACGTCAAGGCGAGCGCGCTCGCCGACGGGGATCTGCGCGTGGCCGTGCGGCTCGCGCGCCTCGCGGCCGTGCGCGCGGACGTGGCGTGGCTCAAGGTGCGGCTGCTCGCCGCGGCGGATCCGGACCTGCCGAACGCGAAGCGCGAGCTCGACCTCGTGGTGGGTCGCGCGAAGCAGGCGGCGGATCGGGCGCAGTCGATCGCGGCCTCCGACGCGGACGTGACGCGCTGCCGGATCGACGCGCTCCGCCTCGCGGGGGACGTCGACGGCGCGCGCAAGCTCGTCTCGTCGCTGCCGAAGTCGACCTCGCAGGCGAGCGACGAGCTCCTGTTCGCGACGCTCGATCTGGCCGAGCCGGCGCCGGTGTGGGCGACGGTGATCGAGCGGCTGAAGAGCGCGGCGCGGGACGAGCAGAACCTCGGGCGCGCGCGGTCGATGTTGATCTACGCGCTCGCCCGATCGGGCGACGCGGCGGGCGCGAAGGTGGAGCTCGAGAGGCTCGCGGCGATGCCGAGGCCACACCCGCTCGTGCGGCTCCTGCGTGCGTTCGTGACGAGCGCGGAGGGCGCGGCGAAGCCGCCGGAGGTGGAGGCCGCGAGCGTCAAGGTGGAGGCGGGCGAAGCCGCGCTCGCGTCCGCGATCGAGGCGATCGAGAAGGGCGATCTCGACAGGGCCGAGGGGCTCTTGAAGGAGCTCGCGCAGAAGTCGCCGAAGGACACGAAGGTGCTGAAGGCGCAGGGGGACCTCGCGCTGAAGAAGAAGGATCGGGCCGCGGCGATCCGCGCCTACGAGCAGGCGGTGGCCGCCGACGCGGGGAACCTCGACGCGGTCGCGGGGCTCGCGGATCTGCGGTGGGAGAACGGCGAGCGGATGACGGCGAGCACGCTCTACCGGAAGATCATCGAGAAGGGCGGCGATACGAACCCGCACACGAAACGCGCGAAGCAGAGGCTCGCGCAGTTCGCGGACTCCTGGGAGCCACAATGA
- a CDS encoding YtxH domain-containing protein — translation MKNYGFIQRLSDSFPYERKSSASWLLPASLGVGLGVALGVGIGLLYAPRTGAETRERLREGADRVKDRARFAAGRVKGELESAASQVRERSFATSNEIGQNR, via the coding sequence ATGAAGAACTACGGTTTCATTCAGCGTTTGTCGGATTCGTTCCCTTACGAGCGCAAGAGCAGCGCGAGCTGGCTCCTGCCGGCGTCGCTCGGCGTCGGCCTCGGCGTGGCCCTCGGCGTGGGCATCGGCCTGCTCTACGCGCCGCGTACGGGCGCCGAGACACGCGAGCGGCTCCGCGAAGGCGCCGACCGGGTGAAGGACCGCGCGCGCTTCGCCGCCGGGCGCGTCAAGGGCGAGCTCGAGTCCGCCGCCTCCCAGGTCCGCGAGCGTTCGTTCGCGACGTCGAACGAGATCGGCCAGAACCGCTGA
- a CDS encoding sensor histidine kinase, whose amino-acid sequence MKAARRIEPSYEALAAKLAEAEEENTRLCRENERLVQERAAREAAEAEAQQELGTFFALVAHQLKSPLLPLEVSLMTLARALERGASVPPDTFPRTMRQARRLGRLIDALLVDLPRIEDGSLRVAARSFDLREPVRRAVGEARLMLESRTFTLHEPAEPLLVRGDPERVEQIVASLVDNAVKYSPPEAPIGVRVVAEDPANAAVVVEDRGIGIPARELGQVFTKFYRGSNAPSYLYRGLGVGLYLSHHLAKLCRGRLSVESVEGEGTICRLCIPLDA is encoded by the coding sequence ATGAAAGCCGCCCGCCGCATTGAGCCGAGCTACGAGGCCCTCGCCGCGAAGCTCGCCGAGGCCGAGGAGGAGAACACGCGCCTCTGCCGGGAGAACGAGCGCCTCGTGCAGGAGCGGGCGGCGCGGGAGGCGGCCGAGGCGGAGGCGCAGCAGGAGCTCGGGACGTTCTTCGCGCTCGTCGCGCATCAACTGAAGAGCCCGCTCTTGCCGCTCGAGGTCTCGCTCATGACGCTCGCGCGGGCGCTCGAGCGAGGCGCGAGCGTCCCGCCCGACACGTTCCCGCGGACGATGCGGCAGGCGCGCAGGCTGGGCCGGCTCATCGACGCGTTGCTCGTGGACCTGCCTCGTATCGAGGACGGATCGCTGCGGGTGGCGGCGCGCTCGTTCGACCTGCGCGAGCCGGTGCGGCGCGCGGTGGGCGAGGCGCGGCTCATGCTGGAGTCGCGGACGTTCACGTTGCACGAGCCGGCCGAGCCGCTGCTCGTGCGGGGCGACCCGGAGCGGGTGGAGCAGATCGTGGCGTCGCTCGTCGACAACGCGGTGAAGTACTCGCCGCCCGAGGCGCCGATCGGGGTGCGGGTCGTCGCCGAGGACCCGGCGAACGCGGCCGTGGTGGTGGAGGACCGAGGGATCGGCATCCCGGCGCGCGAGCTCGGGCAGGTGTTCACGAAGTTCTATCGGGGTTCCAACGCGCCGAGCTACCTGTATCGTGGTCTGGGTGTAGGTCTCTACCTGTCACACCACCTCGCGAAGCTCTGCCGAGGCCGTTTGTCGGTCGAGAGCGTGGAGGGCGAGGGGACGATCTGTCGGCTTTGCATCCCGCTCGACGCGTGA